The following coding sequences are from one Ovis canadensis isolate MfBH-ARS-UI-01 breed Bighorn chromosome 7, ARS-UI_OviCan_v2, whole genome shotgun sequence window:
- the NGB gene encoding neuroglobin produces MERPEPELIRQSWRAVSRSPLEHGTVLFARLFDLEPDLLPLFQYNCRQFSSPEDCLSSPEFLDHIRKVMLVIDAAVTNVEDLSSLEEYLAGLGRKHRAVGVKLSSFSTVGESLLYMLEKCLGPAFTPATRAAWSQLYGAVVQAMSRGWGGE; encoded by the exons ATGGAGCGCCCGGAGCCCGAGCTGATCCGGCAGAGCTGGCGGGCGGTGAGCCGCAGCCCGCTGGAGCATGGCACCGTCCTGTTCGCCAG GCTGTTTGACCTGGAGCCAGACCTGCTGCCCCTCTTCCAGTACAACTGCCGCCAGTTCTCCAGCCCAGAGGACTGCTTGTCTTCCCCCGAGTTCTTGGACCACATCAGGAAG GTGATGCTGGTGATCGATGCTGCAGTGACCAATGTGGAGGACCTGTCCTCCCTGGAGGAGTACCTGGCCGGCCTGGGCCGGAAGCACCGGGCAGTGGGCGTGAAGCTCAGCTCCTTCTCG ACGGTGGGTGAATCCCTGCTCTACATGCTGGAGAAGTGCCTGGGCCCTGCCTTCACACCCGCCACGCGGGCTGCCTGGAGCCAGCTCTACGGGGCCGTGGTGCAGGCCATGAGTCGGGGCTGGGGTGGCGAGTAA